In Spirochaetota bacterium, the DNA window ATGGGCCTTTTCAGAACTTCCTGCGCTATCAGATTGGCGTCTACCGTCGCCACCCTGCACCTGTAGTCGTGTTCTTTAATCATATCATCAATGTTTTTTTTCGTGTTAATAATAAGCAGGGCGCCATCCTTCATGCCTTCCGTAGGATTGACCATCGCAAGAAGCCCGGCATCCAGTACGATAACAATATCCGGGTTGTAAATTTTTGATCGATTATAAATCCTTTCATCGCTGATACGGCAGAAAGCGGTAACCGGAGCGCCCCTCCGTTCCGGTCCGAAATTCGGGAAAGCCTGCGCGTATTTACCTTTCGAAATTGCGGTTGCTGCCAGCAGCTCCGCCGAGGTAACGGCACCCTGCCCGCCGCGTCCGTGTATTCTGATCTCTAACATAATAGCACCCCGCTAATAAATAATTACCGTCCAGATTCAGGTTCTGGAAAGCAGTCGACGTCTTACGAATCACATTAAATTAATAGAAACTGGCGGCATCAATTAATAGGGAGCTGCACTAACGAAGGTAGCTGATGTTATATGATGGGGTCTCTTAAAGTGATTCAATTTAAATAATTGTACAAATAAAATTACCTCAAAATTCGCGTTACCGAAACGAAAATAAGCGTATATGCTCCGTTTATTCGATAAAAATTCAACTAATTTCTTATGAAATTAAATATTTCGTAAGGGATTACAGTCCACCCCGCTGTTAAGATAATATTAATTAAATTTAAATTTTGAGTTTATTCGGTCGGGTGAAGTTGCATTAATCATTCAAATATGAATATAATGTTTAGTAAATTCCCCCTTACAGCGGGTTTGAGCCGGGCTAAAAACCGGTTCACCTGCTATAAAATAAACCTTGCGATTTCATAAGACCGCGGTACTCACTTCCCCGAAAGAGCAGAAACCCATTTCATAGTAAACCCACCGGCCGTGGCCGTAGAGACGTCTCGCCGGGACGTCTCTACGGGCTTCCAACCCGCCAGGTACGTCAAGCGTTCCCCACTCCACGATCAGCTGCGCTATTGGCGAAATCGTCGATTACCTTCCACATGCCTTCATCGTCAAATATTTTTTCCGATATTGCGCCGGCGTTTTTCGCATCCTGTTCGATATTCCTGTATTTGTCCTGACCTTCGAGCGATTCCTGGAAATATTCATGCTGAATCAGCTGATCCATGATCTCATTGGTTCCCGTCCATATCTGAGCAAGCCGGCAATCGCGGATCACCCGTTCGATGGGATATACATCGGTATAGCCGATACCCCCCATCATCTGCATTGCGAGATTGCCCACCTCCCAAGCCGAATCCGTTGCGAACCGTTTAGCTTCGCTTGCGATCCTCCTTAATCTCGGATCACCCCTGTCAGCGGCCACCGCAGCCTGGTATACCATTCCGGCACTCGCGTCCATGAGGGTGACGCCTCTCGCAAGCATTGTATTAACCGCCTGGAATTTGCGTATAGGTCTCCCGAAAGCCTTGCGCTTGCTTGTATATCGCGCTGCGACATCGAGACAGGCGCGCATGCCCCCGATCGTCGGTGCGGCGCTTGTCAGACGCTCGGGGATCATCATCCGCGAAAAAACCAGGGCTCCGCCATGGAGCGGGCCTATGAGATTATCCTTAGAGACTTTCACGTTGCGAAAGGTGAGTCGCCCTGTCCCGCCACCCCGGGTACCCATGAGGCCGTAGAGATAGCTCACTTCGACGCCCGGAGAGCGTTCGATGATCAATGTGCTGATGCGCTCATAGGGACCGGCGTCAGGATTGAAATTGGTACGCACGTATACGAGAAAAAAGTCCGCTCCCTCGGCGCCTACGACAAAACGCTTCTGCCCGTTCACCAGAAAATGATCTCCCTGATCTTCGGCCTTGCTGGTCGCGCCGAAAAAATCCGACCCTCCCCGGGGCTCAGTGAGCGCTTCGGCGCTTACCAGTTTTCCTTCCAGCATCGGTTTCAGATATTTTCTTTTTTGCTCCTCGGTGCCGAATGTAATTAGCGCCTCGCCGACAATGTCAGGCATGACAAAGGCGCACCCGCACGCTGTTCCGAGCGCGCCTATTTCGGCCTGCGCCGCGACCGTCGCGATCCAATCGAGCCCCCGTCCGCCGTATTCCACGGGAAAACGCAAACCGAGCAGATTGTGTGCAGCGAATTTTTCATAGATTTTGCGCGGAAACTTCACCTCGTCTCTATCCATAGCTTTCAGATACTCAGGATCGATCTCATCCCTGACCATCATTCGCGCCTCCTCCGCGACTGATTGGGCTTTCGGGTCGAGCATAAAGTCATTAATTGACATGGCGTACCTCTCATAATTACATTATTTAATAACCGTAAGTCAGCATTCCGACCATTGGTCGGAATGTAAACCATTATTTAGTAATTCGCTTAAATAATTTCTTGCAATAATTCTTTATTCCGACCTGTTGAAATTAAAACCTGTAGTAACGGGACCGGATTCGACCATATGGGCGAGAAGAAGATGTTGAGCATTTTAAAGGAGCAGGAGCGGGATGTCAGGAGAAACCTGATACTTGATGCCGCCGAACGTCTTTTTTCCGCAAATTCATTCGACAAGGTGAGCATGCAGGAAATCGCAAACGAGGCCCAGCTCTCAAAATCGTCGATTTATACCTATTTCCAAAACCAGGAGGAGTTGTTTATAGAGGCGGCCCTGCGGGATGGAGCGATTCTTCAGACCTCCTTGTTGAAGATGACGGAACGGAAGGATTCGACGATCGAAAATGTTATCGATGCATTTATCGAGTTTTTTGTTAATCATGATTCATTTTTCAGAATGGCGTCTCTCCTAATGTTACAGGGGAATCTCAGCGAAGAGTCGATCGCCAAGGTACACCCGGTGATTCGTGGCGTGATGGAGGTCTTTGATACAGTAATTCGCCGTATGAATTACCGGGGCGACGTCCGGCTGCTCTCACATACGCTTTTTTCAGCTTTGAGCGGGATACTGATTTCTTATCGAAATTATCCATCAAGAACCGAATCGGAAAAAATGCGGCACATGAAACGGCTCGGGACCACCGTGCGGGATATGGTCAAAGCGTTGATAAAGACCCGAAAATGAATATTTGTTCGGGCTTCGCCGGGGAACAGGATGATCCTTGTTGATTTATTGATTTAGGAATTGTGTCCTCTTCAAGGGAAAGGCGCTCAGTCATCACAGCCTGGAGGAATCCATGAAGCTGAAAACAATCGCATGCGCCTGCGCGCTTGTCATGCTCCCGCCGGGACGTCTCTACTGCTTCAGGAACGAGCGGCCCGTAAACGGACAATAACCATGAAAAAATTCATTCCCCTCATCATGTCAGGAAGCCTCATCATCGCGGTGTGCTTCGTCGCATACATCCGCTTTGTGCTCCCGGAATATGTGTCTCGCGATGAAACGACCATGCCCGGCATTATCTTTTGCGCCTTGTACGTGCTTTGGCTCCTCTTCGAGACGCGCGTAGCGGTCCGTGAAGAGGCGGAGCGCTACGCGGATTACGGGACGAGGGAACTGTACGGCGCTGGACACGCCGCGACGATTCTCTGCGCGCTGTGGTTCGCGCCGGAGCACGCCCGTCCCCCTGCTGTGTGCGGGAGCGTACGCCTTCGCGGCCGGCTTGGGACTGCGCGTGGGGGCGATTTTCACACTGGGCAGGTTTTATTCGCACTCGGTGAGAACGGTGGAGGGGCATCGTATCGTGGACGGCGGGCCGTACCGCGTTGTCCGGCATCCCGCCTACGCCGGGGTGGTCGCGTTCTTCTTTAGCGTGCCGGCGCTCGCGGTATATCTCGCGTGGCTCGTTCCGGCGATTGTGCTTCGCATTCTCGTCGAGGAGCGCACCCTCATGGGACTGGACGGCTACCGGGAATTCGCGTCTTCCAGGAAAAGAATCATTCCGGGAATATGGTGACGGGCGTCCGTATGGCGCACCCGCATTCCCCGCGGCCTTCCGGCGCATCGGCCCCCCATATCTTCTTGACTATTTTCAAATTCCGGTTTTTACTGCGCGCGCAGAGCCTGTGCCCCGCAGCACGTGAATTTTCTTATAAAAGAGCTCGTCATGAGTACCGCCCGTCGCCGCCTGCCGATCACCGGGGTCGGGCATACGCAGGAATACAATGCGAATCCCGTGGAATGCATGAACAAGATGTGCGCATTTTTCATCCGTTACCTGAAATAGGACGGGCTTCGCATAACCGCATCGCGGAGGGACGCTATGACTGGAAAGAAAACCGGAACGTTGAGCAGGGGCGTGGTGGCCTGGTGCTGCCTGTCGCTCGCGGCGGCGGCATACCTTGTCGGATTCCTGGGGATACTGGTCATCCTGCAGCCCGTCTGGTACGATATCGGCATGTTCATCTCCGGGGCGACAGGCGTCCGGTTGAACCTGCTGCCGCCGTGCATGGGGGCGACCGCGCTCCTGGCGATCCTGTTCGCCCTGTGGCCCGTGAAGATCGCGCGTAACGCGCACCGGCACCTGCCGGCGCCGTTCCCCGTGTGGCTCAAAATAACCCTGGCGTTCGTCACGGTGACATGGAGCGCCCTCCTGGCCGTGCTCCTGATGATGACCGGTGCGACGATGGTGCTCCCGGGCCTGCGCTACCTCTGGGACGTGAGTGCGCCCTGGATCTTTCTCGCGCTTTTCACCGTATGCGCGGCGCTCTGCGCGCGGGGCCTGGTGACGATGAAACAGCGCACCCGCGCCGCCGTGGCTGCGGTCGCGGGCCTTGGGCTCGCCTCGCTCGTCTTCGTCGCGGGGACGGTGTCGTCCTTCCTGGAGCGCTCCGGCGCGCCCGCGCATTGCACGGTCGTACGCGCGGACCCGGTCGATTTCGTGAACCCGCTCACGGGCACGCGGGGCGGCTTCGAATACGGGAAGACGCTCCCGCTCGTCGCCCTCCCCTTCGGGATGACGCACTGGACGCCCGTGACGCAGGAAAGCAGGATCGGCGTCCATCCCTACAAGTATCACCACGGCGACCGGATCGCGGGGTTTCTCGCGACGCACAAGCCCGCGATCTGGATGGGCGATTACGGCCAGGTACTGCTCATGCCCGGCACGGGCGACGTGAAGCCGGGATTCGGCGAGCGGGGATTGCGGTTCGCGCACCGGGACGAATGCGCGACGCCGTACCGGTACGCGGTGATTATGGACGCCGGCAGGGGTTCGCATATACAGGCCGAGATGACCGCAACCGAGCGCTGCGGCCATTTACGATTCACGTTCCCCGAATCGAAACAGGCGTACATCCTGGTCGAGGCGAGCAGGCACCCGCATTTCGGCGGCGCGGTTCGCGTGGACGCCAAGGCGGGCGAGATCTCCGGCTACAACACGGACCGCGACGACGACGAGATAAGCCCCGTCCTCCCGAACTTCAGGGGCTACTTCGTGATTCGGTTCAGCAGGCCCATCGCCGCATCGGGCACCTGGGAGGGCGATACGACCTTCCCCGGCGAGGGCGCGCGCACCGGCGTGAAGGTGGGGGCGTACGCGGCGTTCGTTACGCGCGAGGGCGAGGCCGTCGAGGCGCGCGTGGGGACCTCGTTTATCAGCGTCGAGCAGGCGCGCGAAAACCTCGACCGCGAGCTCGCGGGGCGCGGCTTCGAGGCGACGAGGGACCGTGCACGCGCGGAATGGAACAGGAGGCTCGACGTCATCCGGGTCGAGGGCGCGTCGGAGGACGAACGGGAAACCTTCTACACGGGGCTGTATCGGTGCCTGCTCTTCCCCCGGATATTCTCCGAGTACGGGCGCTACTACAGCGCGTTCGACGACCGCGTGCACGAAGGTGTTTCGTATAACGACTATTCGCTCTGGGACACCTTCCGCGCGCTCCACCCGCTGCTCGTGCTCGTTGCGCCCGAGCGCGTCCCCGGCATGATCACCGCGCTCCTCCAGATGTACACGGAGGGCGGGTGGATGCCCAAGTGGCCCAACCCCGCCTACACGAACATCATGATCGGCACGCACGCCGATTCCGTGATCGCGGACGCATGGGCGAAGGGCATGCGCGGATTCGACGCGGAGCTCGCCTGGCGCGCGATGTACAAGAACGCGATGACGCCGCCCGACAACGACGAGAACCGCCAGTGGGGCGACCGCGAACCGTGGAAGGGATACGAAGCGCGCGGCGGGCTCACCTGGTACAAGAGGCTAGGCTACGTGCCCTCCGAGAAGGTGATCGAGAGCGTGGCCTGCACGCTCGAGTACGCCTACGACGACTTCTGCCTCGCGCAGATGGCGAAGGCCCTGGGCAGGGACGCGGACTACCGGCTTTTCCTGGAGCGGAGCCTCTGGTATAAAAACCTGTACAACCCGGCGACCGGCTTCATGGCCCCGAAGCGCGCGGACGGCTCGTGGGACCCCAACCCCCTGCGCGGGTTCTGCGAGGGCGGCCCGTGGACCTACCTCTTCTGCGCGATGCAGGACGTGCCGGGGCTGGTCGCGCTCATGGGCGGCCCGGAAAAATTCATCGCGCGGCTGGATGAAAACTTTAACGGCGGGCATTACGTCCACGAGAACGAACCCGGCCATCACTACGCGTACCTGTACGACTACGCGGGCGCCCCCTGGAAAACGCAGGAACGGGCGCGCGAATTCTGCACGACCAAGTACGGGACGGGACCGGAGGGGCTCGCGGGCGACGAGGACTGCGGGCAGATGTCGGCGTGGTACGTGTTCAGCGCGATGGGATTCTACCCGGTCACGCCTGGGACGGACGAGTACG includes these proteins:
- a CDS encoding pyruvate synthase encodes the protein MLEIRIHGRGGQGAVTSAELLAATAISKGKYAQAFPNFGPERRGAPVTAFCRISDERIYNRSKIYNPDIVIVLDAGLLAMVNPTEGMKDGALLIINTKKNIDDMIKEHDYRCRVATVDANLIAQEVLKRPIINTTMLGAFFRATGIFELSDIGPHIIERFGEKLGSLNNQALERAYNEACIKEHGHGEEDRRYKLA
- a CDS encoding acyl-CoA dehydrogenase; this encodes MNDFMLDPKAQSVAEEARMMVRDEIDPEYLKAMDRDEVKFPRKIYEKFAAHNLLGLRFPVEYGGRGLDWIATVAAQAEIGALGTACGCAFVMPDIVGEALITFGTEEQKRKYLKPMLEGKLVSAEALTEPRGGSDFFGATSKAEDQGDHFLVNGQKRFVVGAEGADFFLVYVRTNFNPDAGPYERISTLIIERSPGVEVSYLYGLMGTRGGGTGRLTFRNVKVSKDNLIGPLHGGALVFSRMMIPERLTSAAPTIGGMRACLDVAARYTSKRKAFGRPIRKFQAVNTMLARGVTLMDASAGMVYQAAVAADRGDPRLRRIASEAKRFATDSAWEVGNLAMQMMGGIGYTDVYPIERVIRDCRLAQIWTGTNEIMDQLIQHEYFQESLEGQDKYRNIEQDAKNAGAISEKIFDDEGMWKVIDDFANSAADRGVGNA
- a CDS encoding TetR/AcrR family transcriptional regulator, which produces MGEKKMLSILKEQERDVRRNLILDAAERLFSANSFDKVSMQEIANEAQLSKSSIYTYFQNQEELFIEAALRDGAILQTSLLKMTERKDSTIENVIDAFIEFFVNHDSFFRMASLLMLQGNLSEESIAKVHPVIRGVMEVFDTVIRRMNYRGDVRLLSHTLFSALSGILISYRNYPSRTESEKMRHMKRLGTTVRDMVKALIKTRK
- a CDS encoding isoprenylcysteine carboxylmethyltransferase family protein, whose amino-acid sequence is MKRRSATRITGRGNCTALDTPRRFSARCGSRRSTPVPLLCAGAYAFAAGLGLRVGAIFTLGRFYSHSVRTVEGHRIVDGGPYRVVRHPAYAGVVAFFFSVPALAVYLAWLVPAIVLRILVEERTLMGLDGYREFASSRKRIIPGIW
- a CDS encoding glycoside hydrolase family 92 protein, giving the protein MKQRTRAAVAAVAGLGLASLVFVAGTVSSFLERSGAPAHCTVVRADPVDFVNPLTGTRGGFEYGKTLPLVALPFGMTHWTPVTQESRIGVHPYKYHHGDRIAGFLATHKPAIWMGDYGQVLLMPGTGDVKPGFGERGLRFAHRDECATPYRYAVIMDAGRGSHIQAEMTATERCGHLRFTFPESKQAYILVEASRHPHFGGAVRVDAKAGEISGYNTDRDDDEISPVLPNFRGYFVIRFSRPIAASGTWEGDTTFPGEGARTGVKVGAYAAFVTREGEAVEARVGTSFISVEQARENLDRELAGRGFEATRDRARAEWNRRLDVIRVEGASEDERETFYTGLYRCLLFPRIFSEYGRYYSAFDDRVHEGVSYNDYSLWDTFRALHPLLVLVAPERVPGMITALLQMYTEGGWMPKWPNPAYTNIMIGTHADSVIADAWAKGMRGFDAELAWRAMYKNAMTPPDNDENRQWGDREPWKGYEARGGLTWYKRLGYVPSEKVIESVACTLEYAYDDFCLAQMAKALGRDADYRLFLERSLWYKNLYNPATGFMAPKRADGSWDPNPLRGFCEGGPWTYLFCAMQDVPGLVALMGGPEKFIARLDENFNGGHYVHENEPGHHYAYLYDYAGAPWKTQERAREFCTTKYGTGPEGLAGDEDCGQMSAWYVFSAMGFYPVTPGTDEYAIGSPLFPRVALRPDPARPDRTFEVIAHNVSRGNKYIQSASLNGKLLARPFIRHGDIAQGGSLVFEMGPAPNYEWK